A single region of the Mycoplasma mycoides subsp. mycoides SC str. PG1 genome encodes:
- a CDS encoding DUF951 domain-containing protein: protein MNYEELEIGDIIELKKPHPSKTIRWELIRIGAKYKFRSCDQFDLFIELNRQTLKMQLKKIIKKTIK, encoded by the coding sequence ATGAACTATGAAGAACTTGAAATTGGAGATATTATTGAATTAAAAAAACCTCATCCAAGTAAAACAATAAGATGAGAATTAATCAGAATTGGAGCTAAATATAAATTTAGAAGTTGTGATCAATTTGATTTGTTTATTGAATTAAACAGGCAAACTTTAAAAATGCAATTAAAAAAAATCATTAAAAAAACTATTAAATAA
- the pgsA gene encoding CDP-diacylglycerol--glycerol-3-phosphate 3-phosphatidyltransferase, which translates to MKQKTINLPNILTTIRILLVPIIIVLLLVDHYMNGLVFTNFSKFAWFISGAIFIIASLTDFLDGWIARKYNLVTNFGKFFDPIADKLLVNATLILFSSLGVLPIWMTVVLILRDTFIDFIRMILSSKGITLAAGMGGKLKTTFQMIGLSLLFFINLKIFGWSEWNWQNQLVLIPMYIATFFSIYSGVIYFLKAKSNLF; encoded by the coding sequence ATGAAACAAAAAACAATTAATCTTCCAAACATTTTAACAACTATTAGAATACTTTTAGTACCAATTATTATTGTTTTATTACTAGTTGATCATTATATGAATGGCTTAGTATTTACTAATTTTAGTAAATTTGCTTGATTTATTTCAGGAGCTATTTTTATTATTGCTTCTTTAACTGATTTTTTAGATGGATGAATTGCTAGAAAATATAATTTAGTAACTAACTTTGGTAAATTTTTTGATCCAATTGCAGATAAATTATTAGTGAATGCTACTTTAATATTATTTTCTAGTTTAGGTGTATTACCAATTTGAATGACAGTGGTTTTGATTTTAAGAGATACTTTTATTGATTTTATTAGAATGATTTTAAGTTCAAAAGGAATTACTTTAGCTGCTGGAATGGGTGGTAAATTAAAAACTACTTTTCAAATGATTGGATTATCATTACTATTTTTTATTAATTTAAAAATATTTGGTTGAAGTGAATGAAATTGACAAAATCAATTAGTTTTGATTCCGATGTATATTGCAACATTTTTTAGTATTTATAGTGGAGTTATTTACTTTTTAAAAGCAAAATCTAATTTATTTTAA
- the rsmG gene encoding 16S rRNA (guanine(527)-N(7))-methyltransferase RsmG gives MFSNWDIFLNYKNFTINQEIKNKLDLYYQILIQENQKYNLTRITELNEVFEKHFLDSLLFVEQFQIIDQKIADIGTGAGFPGIVLKIFFPNIKLTLIESNNKKANFLKYLVQKLELNNVEILNKRAEELNEYKEHLI, from the coding sequence ATGTTTAGTAATTGAGATATATTTTTAAATTATAAAAACTTTACTATAAATCAAGAAATTAAAAATAAACTTGATCTTTATTATCAAATTTTAATACAAGAAAATCAAAAGTATAACTTAACAAGAATAACTGAATTAAATGAAGTTTTTGAAAAACACTTTTTAGATTCTTTATTGTTTGTTGAACAATTTCAAATAATAGATCAAAAAATAGCTGATATTGGAACTGGTGCTGGTTTTCCTGGAATTGTTTTAAAAATCTTTTTTCCAAATATTAAATTAACTTTAATTGAATCTAATAATAAAAAAGCTAATTTTTTAAAATATTTAGTTCAAAAATTAGAATTAAATAATGTTGAAATTTTAAATAAAAGAGCTGAAGAACTAAATGAATATAAAGAACATTTGATATAG